In the Chlamydiales bacterium STE3 genome, one interval contains:
- a CDS encoding ADP-L-glycero-D-manno-heptose-6-epimerase (Product derived from UniProtKB/Swiss-Prot:A1VGB0;Gene name derived from UniProtKB/Swiss-Prot:A1VGB0;EC number derived from UniProtKB/Swiss-Prot:A1VGB0), protein MKLYDDRLIVITGGAGFIGSNVVRHLNDKGMSNIVIVDELGQTDKWKNLTGKKFIDVIPKNDCFDWLQDRESEIEAFIHLGACTSTVETNASYLLENNYRFSVRLVQYALEHQHRFVYASSAATYGDGNQGFKDDEEQLNSLRPLNMYGMSKHLFDLWLMNQGLLDQVVGLKYFNVFGPNELHKGRMASVIPHMLPMALKEGVIKLFKSSEAGQFQDGEQCRDFVYVKDVAAMTCAFLANDATGIYNIGTGQPETWNTVAKAIFKALGKEGRIEYIDMPQDLHGKYQNYTCADMQKTKKVLKDQAKCIPIDMAIKDYIQNYLLPEKIA, encoded by the coding sequence ATGAAACTATATGATGACCGATTAATTGTGATTACTGGGGGCGCGGGGTTTATTGGTTCAAATGTTGTGCGTCACTTAAACGATAAGGGGATGAGCAACATCGTAATTGTCGATGAGCTTGGTCAAACAGATAAGTGGAAAAACCTAACAGGGAAGAAATTCATTGATGTTATTCCCAAAAACGATTGTTTTGACTGGCTGCAAGACCGAGAAAGTGAAATTGAAGCATTTATCCATTTGGGAGCTTGTACCAGTACTGTTGAAACGAATGCAAGTTACCTCTTGGAAAACAATTACCGATTCAGTGTACGCCTTGTCCAGTATGCGCTTGAGCACCAACATCGCTTTGTCTATGCTTCCTCTGCAGCGACATATGGTGATGGGAACCAAGGATTTAAAGATGATGAAGAACAGCTTAATTCTTTAAGACCTTTGAATATGTATGGAATGTCTAAACATCTTTTTGATCTATGGCTGATGAATCAGGGACTTCTCGATCAGGTCGTTGGATTGAAGTACTTCAATGTCTTTGGCCCAAACGAATTGCATAAAGGACGCATGGCCTCTGTAATCCCTCACATGCTGCCCATGGCACTCAAGGAAGGGGTTATCAAGTTATTTAAATCTTCAGAAGCCGGACAATTTCAAGATGGCGAGCAATGCCGTGACTTTGTGTATGTCAAAGATGTTGCCGCGATGACCTGCGCTTTTCTCGCAAATGACGCAACGGGCATTTACAATATTGGAACAGGGCAGCCAGAGACGTGGAATACAGTTGCAAAAGCGATTTTTAAAGCTCTTGGTAAAGAAGGTAGAATAGAGTACATTGACATGCCACAAGATTTACATGGGAAGTATCAAAATTATACCTGTGCTGATATGCAAAAGACAAAAAAAGTTTTAAAAGATCAAGCGAAATGCATTCCTATTGATATGGCTATCAAGGATTACATTCAGAACTATTTATTGCCTGAAAAAATTGCTTAA
- a CDS encoding N-succinylarginine dihydrolase (Product derived from UniProtKB/Swiss-Prot:A1S572;Gene name derived from UniProtKB/Swiss-Prot:A1S572;EC number derived from UniProtKB/Swiss-Prot:A1S572): MNYLAYEVNFDSLVGPTHFYGGLAYGNKASMESRGDISNPKLAALQGLEKMRFLHRLGIKQALLPPHERPYLPLLKSLGFTGTVSSIFNQVKEKAPWILEQSSSSASMWTANAATVTPAIDSTDNHTHLTPANLVSHLHRSIETPVTYRILNAIFTNPVYFKVHEPVPCSKVFSDEGAANHSRFAKSYNGPGVHLFCYSQALSLNQEVGNASIGYPGRQTLEASEAIVRLHQIFHDNILFAKQHPEAINAGAFHNDVICVGNLNFLLLHEFCFARQKEILELLRKKVETICEADLQIIEIKNDQISLQDAVKSYLFNSQIVSLPDESMALIAPVECQSIPSVSKFLSDLTETNDNPIGQVHFVDLNQSMKNGGGPACLRLRVVLNEQEFQVINPNILFSDTLFEQVSEWIHKHYPESISIKDLANAKIYEKNCKALDELTTLLNLGKIYSFQQ; the protein is encoded by the coding sequence GTGAATTATTTAGCCTATGAAGTCAACTTTGATAGCCTTGTCGGCCCCACTCACTTTTATGGGGGACTTGCCTATGGCAATAAAGCTTCCATGGAAAGTCGAGGAGATATTTCCAACCCTAAGCTGGCAGCGCTTCAAGGTTTAGAAAAAATGCGTTTTTTACATCGCTTAGGCATTAAACAAGCGCTATTACCCCCTCATGAGCGCCCCTATCTTCCCCTATTAAAGTCTCTTGGCTTTACAGGAACTGTTTCATCTATCTTTAATCAAGTCAAAGAAAAAGCCCCATGGATTTTAGAACAGAGCAGTTCATCGGCAAGTATGTGGACAGCAAATGCTGCCACTGTCACACCAGCCATCGATAGTACGGATAATCACACCCATTTGACACCAGCAAATCTTGTTTCTCACCTTCACCGCTCTATCGAAACTCCTGTAACATACCGCATTCTAAATGCCATTTTTACAAATCCTGTCTATTTTAAAGTTCATGAGCCTGTGCCTTGCTCAAAAGTATTCTCTGATGAAGGAGCAGCGAACCACTCGCGTTTTGCAAAAAGCTACAATGGCCCAGGCGTTCATCTTTTCTGCTATAGTCAAGCTTTAAGCCTGAACCAAGAAGTGGGAAATGCTTCCATCGGTTATCCAGGAAGACAGACGCTAGAAGCCTCTGAAGCCATTGTAAGGCTGCATCAAATTTTTCATGACAATATTTTATTTGCCAAGCAACATCCTGAGGCCATTAATGCAGGAGCCTTTCACAATGATGTGATTTGCGTGGGAAATTTAAATTTCCTTCTCCTCCACGAATTCTGTTTTGCTCGACAAAAGGAAATTTTAGAACTTTTACGAAAAAAAGTAGAAACGATTTGCGAAGCTGATCTGCAAATCATTGAAATTAAAAACGATCAGATTAGCCTTCAGGATGCCGTAAAAAGCTACCTTTTTAACTCTCAAATTGTTTCACTGCCTGATGAATCAATGGCTTTGATAGCTCCTGTAGAGTGCCAATCTATCCCCAGCGTTAGCAAATTTCTTAGTGACTTAACGGAAACGAATGACAATCCGATTGGGCAAGTCCACTTTGTCGATCTCAACCAAAGTATGAAAAATGGTGGGGGACCCGCCTGTTTACGTCTAAGAGTTGTTTTAAATGAACAAGAATTTCAAGTAATTAATCCTAATATTTTATTTTCAGATACGCTGTTTGAGCAAGTATCCGAATGGATTCACAAACACTATCCTGAATCTATTTCTATTAAAGATTTGGCGAATGCAAAAATCTACGAAAAAAACTGCAAAGCACTTGATGAGTTAACAACACTTTTAAATCTTGGGAAAATTTACTCCTTTCAACAGTGA
- a CDS encoding Bifunctional protein hldE (Product derived from UniProtKB/Trembl:F8KZH1;Gene name derived from UniProtKB/Trembl:F8KZH1;EC number derived from UniProtKB/Trembl:F8KZH1): MSKLLEPFSRLRPKKILVIGDLLLDSYTIGKARRISPEAPVPVLHVQKEESRPGGAGNAILNMVSLGAKIVVIGRVGNDVAGRLILNELSKEGVDVEHVLIEEGYKTPLKNRIIADNQQIVRIDHEMDSPLSLRDELKILENIPLLMKDVRAVAISDYGKGFLTSKILKHIIEEAKKRQIIVIADPKGTDFTKYKGVFLLKPNLSEAYAAAHLPLHAPLDEVAKRVLEQSGAEYLMVTRSEAGISLFCEDGSRQDFPVKEKEVKDVTGAGDTVLAMIACALACDLPVVEAIPLSNVAAGIAIEHIGCARVSLSDLAKRLLNHDTENKVFETQHLNFLQFALKDKECISLSLASDILSKELIMAMHELKKNQRQQLIVSIESQEPHEEFIRALASLYQVDFIILNPTKKTLSHSLEFQASFAFKDHLIEVPNSLPVLL, translated from the coding sequence ATGAGTAAGTTGCTTGAGCCTTTCAGCCGTTTAAGGCCTAAAAAGATCTTGGTCATTGGTGATCTTCTTTTAGATTCTTATACTATTGGTAAAGCAAGAAGAATCTCACCTGAAGCCCCCGTTCCAGTGCTCCATGTTCAAAAAGAAGAAAGTCGCCCAGGAGGAGCTGGCAATGCTATTCTCAATATGGTTTCACTAGGCGCAAAAATCGTTGTGATTGGAAGAGTGGGCAACGATGTAGCTGGCCGGCTCATTTTAAATGAGCTATCTAAGGAGGGTGTAGATGTTGAGCATGTATTGATAGAGGAAGGGTACAAAACGCCTCTTAAAAATCGCATTATCGCTGACAATCAGCAAATCGTCCGTATTGATCACGAGATGGATAGCCCTCTCTCATTAAGAGATGAACTTAAAATCCTCGAGAACATTCCTTTACTTATGAAAGATGTTAGAGCTGTAGCCATCTCTGATTATGGGAAAGGTTTCTTAACGTCAAAAATTCTTAAACACATTATTGAAGAAGCTAAAAAAAGGCAAATCATTGTCATTGCTGATCCTAAAGGGACAGATTTTACAAAGTACAAGGGAGTCTTTTTACTAAAGCCCAATTTATCCGAAGCGTATGCGGCTGCACATTTACCATTACACGCCCCTCTAGACGAAGTCGCAAAACGTGTGCTTGAACAATCTGGAGCTGAGTACCTTATGGTGACGCGTTCTGAAGCAGGAATTTCTCTATTTTGCGAGGATGGTAGCAGACAAGATTTCCCTGTAAAAGAAAAAGAAGTCAAGGATGTGACGGGTGCTGGAGATACTGTATTAGCAATGATTGCATGCGCGCTGGCTTGCGATTTACCAGTGGTTGAAGCTATTCCACTTTCAAATGTAGCTGCGGGAATTGCCATTGAGCATATTGGGTGTGCTCGAGTCAGTCTTTCAGACCTAGCAAAGAGATTGCTTAATCATGATACAGAAAATAAAGTTTTTGAAACTCAACATCTCAATTTTCTTCAGTTCGCTCTTAAGGATAAAGAATGCATTTCTCTTTCACTGGCAAGTGATATTCTTTCAAAAGAGTTAATTATGGCCATGCATGAATTGAAGAAAAACCAACGGCAACAACTGATTGTTTCTATTGAAAGTCAGGAGCCACATGAAGAATTTATTAGAGCCTTAGCCTCTTTATATCAGGTAGACTTCATTATTCTGAATCCAACAAAAAAGACTTTAAGCCATTCTCTAGAGTTTCAAGCTTCTTTTGCTTTTAAGGACCACCTTATAGAAGTACCTAACTCACTCCCAGTTCTGCTTTAA
- a CDS encoding 4-diphosphocytidyl-2-C-methyl-D-erythritol kinase (Product derived from UniProtKB/Swiss-Prot:Q6MAT6;Gene name derived from UniProtKB/Swiss-Prot:Q6MAT6;EC number derived from UniProtKB/Swiss-Prot:Q6MAT6) produces the protein MLIFRSPAKVNLFLSVLSKRSDGYHELASLFQAIDLFDALHFEFDLEDRFSCSDSSLPTDGSNLVIRALHLFRKKTNLNFPVKIHLEKKIPSEAGLGGGSSNAATTLFALNEMAHRPATILQLQSWSAEIGSDISFFFSEGTAYCTGRGEIVHNLEPIHLPQMTIVKPQIGLATPKVFRYLNLKNLPQRNLGISLEGFYSANPHFFNDLEAAALLAEPKLSLFKSALIESGFSDVHLTGSGTAFFCFGKGKPPPDTFSVSARSIRRVSNHWY, from the coding sequence ATGTTAATTTTTCGTTCTCCTGCCAAGGTTAATCTTTTTCTGAGCGTTTTATCTAAACGCTCAGATGGGTACCATGAATTAGCCTCTCTTTTTCAGGCGATCGATTTATTTGATGCTCTTCATTTTGAATTTGATTTGGAGGATCGCTTTTCATGCAGCGATTCCTCTCTTCCTACTGATGGCTCTAATCTCGTTATCAGAGCACTGCATCTTTTTAGAAAAAAAACAAATTTAAATTTTCCTGTTAAAATCCACCTTGAGAAAAAAATTCCTTCTGAAGCTGGTCTAGGAGGAGGAAGTAGCAATGCTGCAACAACTTTGTTTGCTTTAAATGAGATGGCGCATCGCCCTGCTACAATCCTTCAGCTGCAAAGTTGGTCAGCAGAAATTGGATCAGATATATCATTCTTTTTTTCTGAAGGAACTGCTTATTGCACTGGAAGAGGAGAAATTGTACATAATCTTGAGCCAATTCACCTTCCGCAGATGACAATTGTCAAGCCTCAAATAGGTTTGGCTACACCGAAGGTTTTCAGATATTTAAATCTTAAAAATCTTCCTCAAAGAAACTTAGGCATCTCTTTAGAGGGATTTTATAGTGCTAATCCTCATTTCTTTAACGATCTTGAGGCAGCTGCATTATTAGCTGAGCCGAAGCTGTCCCTTTTTAAAAGCGCATTAATAGAATCGGGCTTTTCTGATGTGCACCTGACGGGGAGTGGAACGGCCTTTTTCTGCTTTGGAAAGGGGAAGCCTCCTCCAGACACCTTTTCTGTATCCGCTCGTTCAATCAGGCGTGTGTCTAATCATTGGTATTAG